Part of the Mauremys mutica isolate MM-2020 ecotype Southern chromosome 1, ASM2049712v1, whole genome shotgun sequence genome is shown below.
ctctttggaatctgtttttgaagtttttttgttgcaaaattgccaccttcaagtctgtcactgagtggttagagaggttgaagtgttctcccactggtttttgaatgttatgattcctgatgtcagatttgtgtccatttattcttttgcgtagagactgatCGGTTTGgcaaatgtacatggcagaggggcattgctggcacatgatggcatatatcacgttggtagatgtgcaggtgtacgagcccctgatggcgtgtctgatgtgattaggtcctatgatggtgtcacttgaatggatatgtggacagagctggcatcgggctttgttgcaaggataggttcttgggtttgtgtttatgttgtatggtgtgcggttgctggtgagtatttgcttcaggttgggaggctgtctgtaagcgaggactggcctgtctcccaagatctgtgagagtgagggatcatctttaaggacaggttgtaaatctttgatgatgcgctggagaggttttagttgggggctgtaggtgatggctagtggtgttctgttattttcttttttaggcctgtcctgtagtaagtggcttctgggtactcttctggctctgtcaatctgttttttcacttcagcaggtgggtattgtaggtttaagaatgcttgatagagatcttgtaggtgtttatctctgtctgagggattggagcaaatacggttgtatcttagagcttggctgtagacaatggattgtgtggtgtgtccgggatggaagctggaggcatgtaagtaagtatagcggtcatacttatatatatatagtatatatagtcagagctttgtcaagctagGTCTTAAAACCTAgaagggtggagattccaccacctccctagataacccactccagtgcttcaccaccctcctagtgaaatagtgtttcctaatgtgaaagtagaatgaattatattgtaaaaataagaatggattaaagaaatgttgtatgtacctttaagcagaaataaaaaatgttgaaatacaggtgccaggaaaagaaacattaggcataaacaatgatgctaatggcgaaacattaacagaagatgggtaatagttagtaaggaaataagatatgcatgcctagcctaggtaaacttatctgattttgcttcctttgttatcttgttaagttctcacccttttatctgtataaataagatacatggtcttgcatggtgctcacattatctgggtgttattagcagagcgctgtgctaataaaacagagtggtctgacaaactgtgagtcctgagtctaactttgacactaatatccaacctaaacctcccccactgcaacttgagaccattgcttgttgttctgtcatctgccgccagtgagaacagccgagctccatcctctttggaacccccattcaggtagttgaaggctgctatcaaatgctCCCTCACGCTTCTCTTCTGCTGATATaataagtccagttccctcagccttgccTTATAAGTcatgtaccccaaccccctgatcattttcattgccctcagctggactctctgcaatttgtccacatcctttctgtactgggggccccaaaactggatgcagtaatccagatgtggcctcaccagagcCAAatggagggaaataatcactcccctcgatctgttggcaatgctcctactaatgcagcccaatatgtcattagacttcttagcaacaagggcacactgctgactcatatccagcttctcatccactgcaatccccaggtccttttctgcagaactgctgcttagccagtcaggcCCAGCCAGTAGCAGTGCattggattcttccgtcctaagtgcaggactcgacacttgtccttgttgaacctcatcagatttcttttagcccaatcctccaatttctctaggtcactTTGAAcactatccctactctccagcatatctacctctccccccagcttagtgtcatctgtgatcttgctgagggtgcaattcattcCATCATCCACATAATTAATGATGTTGTTGAAGAAAACTggcccaggaccgacccctggggcactccgcttgataccggctgtttTCATGGGCCCTTGATCATTCTCATTGCCCTTCCCTCAACCcctctagttctgcaatatcctgtGTGAAAAGGGTGCCCAATACTACACAAAAGTGACCAGAGGAGGGTGAAATATTAACTGGCTGATCTCATGGCATTGTATTTTCTGTATGattccccttcccactcctcCTGGATACCAATGTTTGGCTTAGTTTCTGTCCATGCTTGCACTGGGAGCAGGTGTGTACTATGTCCTATCCTGAGTTCATACTGTTAAACTGGAACCTAGTAAGGCATTTGAGGAGTTCAAGCTTTTCTCTCATACACGTTGCAGTTTTTGACATTGAAGTTCATCTGTCTTCATGCTGCCCATTCTCCTGACTTGGTTAGTTCCCTCTGAGAAGTCTCTGGACATGACTATAACCATAATAATCTGGTGCCATCTATCAATGTTGTCACCTCACTGCTCACCCCCCTTTCTAATATTTACCATACTATTTGTTATAAAGTGTGTAACATCCCTCACTGTGCTTCCCTACCATCACAGGCACCTTGAGCATTTCTGAGTCTGGTCAATGCTTCGACAACCTCATGGCATCTTTAAACATCACCCCTACTGATCCATCAACATTCATCCTAATGGGCATCCCTGGCCTGGAAGATACTCACctctggatttccatccctttctttATGTTCTACATGATCggcctgttgggaaatttcaCACTTTTGTTTGTTGTAGGGAAAGAGAagaccctgcacaagccgatgtacttgctgctctgcatgctggtgCTTACAGACATCGTCATGCCTACCTCCGTTGTTCcaaaggcactgtgtatattttggttcaatttgaaaggCATTACAGTAGGTGGCTGCCTTACCCAGATGTTCTTTCTTCACGCAGCTTCTGTGATGCACTCAGCCGTCCTTGTGACAATGGCCTTCGATCGCTatgttgccatatgtaaccctctgagatatGACACCATCCTCACCAATGCACGAATAGCTAAGCTTGGGCTTGTAGGTTTGATAAGAGCTGTTCTATTtattctgcccctgcccctgctcctgagcaggcagccattctgtgccaaccgcattatccccCATACGTACTGTGACCATATGGCTGTGGTGAAGATGTCGTGTGGGGACATTACAGTCAACAGGACATACGGCTTGGTGATAGCGGTTGTAGTCAATGGATTAGACCTCATGCTCATTGCCATGTCCTACAGTCTGATCATCAGGGCCGTCCTCAGAATGTCCTCCAAGAAAGAccaccagaaagccctcaacacctgcacagcccacataTGTGTGATACTGATTTCTTAtactccctcactcttctcctctCTGACACACAGGTTTGGTCAGGGCATCGCTCTCCATGTTCACATCATCTTGGCCAACCTCTATTTCCTCCTTGCCTccatgctcaaccctatcatttatggggtcaaaaccaaagagcttcATGACAAAGTGGGCAAATACTCCTGCAGAAGGTGATCGCCCTGGGCCATTGACTTTAAACCTGTGTGACAAGAGGGGAAAGGATATCTCCTCATTAATCAAGGGTGCTCTGTCCCAGTTTGGCTGAGCTCAGAATTGTGGAAGTTCACAGTCTGAAATGTTCCTCTCACCTAACATCTTATCACTCCGTCTCCAAGCACTGCTCTCTCCATTGCTGAGTTCCCTCTCTCTGACCATCACCTGATCTCTTTCACCATCACCTATCAAGCCCCACACTCTGTCACTCGGACTTTCACTGACTTCCAGACCACCAGAAAATGCTGCAGATTTCTGATATAGTGGACCTTGTGTGAACAGGATTCTTGATCAGTTAGACAAACAGAAACTATGCTTTCAGATAGACAAAGACAAAGAAAACAACTACAATGCTGAACTTCTTTAGCATATGTGAAGTGATCTGGTGAACAAAATGTATCTGATTTCCCTACATCCAATCCTTCAGGAGGCCTGGAGGATAAACCAAAGGTTTCAGCTGGAAAATACAAATACAGAAAAGCTCCTGCAGGATTTGATGACATTCTACTAGAGCTTGTTGGTTAGAGTTGTGAAACTGTGCGTTTTTGAGAACGGGACTTCTGTGTTAAACTATGACATTTTAAGTCAAATTACTTACTGCTTGGACCTTTCAAAATACACAGCAACCATTCCTGATGTCGAAGATGTCAAAAGTTCATGTTGAGATTTCACGTTGGAGTTTGTGAAGCAGAGATTGCCACCAAACGTCCAGGTGATTGAATCGCTTGCAGTGCTAAGTCCTTCTACTGCACTCAACACTGCATGACCTATATAGTACAAGTAATGGGGTTTTGAATGTGAATATGATTTTCATCTCACTTTGTTGTTAATGTGTATGAACTCCTGCTGTGacttgtacatttaaaaaaaatccaatttgtacttaggtatttaaaaaaagctttcatTTGTTACTTGATGTAGAGACCAatgcattaataataataataaaaaaaacaactcttCTTTGTCTCAATAGATAGATTGGGCAACTTTTGGGTTAGTTTTTAAGTGATTTGGGGCTATTAATGCATAGAAATCTGGAAGCCACAGTAAGGAGTCAGAGTTGGTCTACAGGCAGAGCAGTAGCGCTGAGacagagctgtggggagctgagCAGACTGGAGACAAAAGTTGGAACAGTAAAGGGGCAGGTGGTGATAGTGGGGCTGGTTACTGCTCCCCTCTGCCCGTGGGAATGCCCAGAAACTCCCCCctactctgggaggggaggggttagaGAGCACATTGGAGGGAAGGGGCAGTTGTGGGGCAAGTCCAGGTGCAATGGGGGAGCTAGCAGTGACTTTATGGGGGTCAGGGCTTAGGAGAAGCTGAGTGTGATGGTGGGGGTTGGGTGtggaggcagagggaaggaggggagtgTGGGTTAAAGATGAGGTTGGCTTTGTGtatgggggcagagggaaggaaggaggggagagTCTGGGTTGAAGGTGGAGTTGGCTCTGTGGGGGGAGAACAGAAAGCAGAGACTGGGTTGAAGGTGGGGTTGGCTCTGCATGGAACACGTAGTAGAAGGGAGGGAGGTGACAGCTCTGGGCGTGAAAGTGGGGGCTGGGCAATAGAAGGGTAACTGAGGAGGACCCCTGTGTGGCACCGGGGGTTAAttgtggggctgggggacagaAGGAGGGACAAGGGAAGGGAAAAGCCCGGGTGTGAAGTTTGGGGTAGGGGCTGGAGGCTGGATTATGGTGGtacagtgtgtgtgcatgtgtgcctCAGTGGCCCTTTCTCCCTGTAAAAGACAGGCAGCAGTAATTTCCCTCCCCACACTCCAGCCCAGTAACTTTACTGGTTCACTTGAATTTATGAGGGATGGTGAGGCAAAGGGAGAAATAGGCTAAAGAAACTAACTTTTTTAAACATTATTGTACCAAAGTAGAAAATCCAGCTttcaaaaaaatgtatttatgaaACATAACTTTGGGTGGAAGAGGggtgtatgcgtgtgtgtgtgtgtgtgtgtgtgtgtgtgtagggggagatGCAGGTGAAATTCCACTGACAGCTACATCCAGACCTAATATGGCTCATAAATGTGCCAATTAAGCACTTGTTTTCAGGGTACCAAGCAGGCCAtgagtttttaaacaaaaaagaaaaaactaacaACCACCTCCCATTCACACAAATACACCAAATTTGAGGTATATTGATGCTAGCCCAGTCTGTTATCTATAGGCTGAGTGGAAGTCTCAATCAAGTGCGGCGTGAAATATTgtactttttcttttgtttttgaataAAGGTTTTCATACCGAGTTTAGTATGGCACCAATGATGCCATCGCACTGAGCCCACACTGGAAGGGGCCCACAATGACTACACGGGGGCCCATAAATGTAtttggcaccaggcccacaaaaggttaatccagccctggtggGGAACCAGGACTGAGCTACAGCAGGGTGCAGCAAGGCCATAGCCAGGGGAGTGGACGCCAGCCATGCCACAAGTAACACAGCAGCCGAGCATCATGAGTGGCTGTGGAGAGCAAGGTGAGCCCATGGGCagagggcccagcacagggagacactGTGAGACAGGAGGGCTTTGAAGGCTGGACTCAGAAGGGGGAACATGAACCCGATGGGAGGGAAGATGCTGAGGAAAAGGGTCCTGTCTTTGCACACCAAgggaaaccaaaccagccaagCAGTGAAggctttggttttaccccactggctaaacACAAGTCACATaaacaattcccttagacactccagtttcccagtattacTACCAGTGCCGCttgttatggggatgaatggttatgaaaaccaatatcccagtaaaagaaaaaggttctcctgatcccaaaggaccaaaccccagagccaggtcaatatacaaatcagatcttacccacaaatcacactgttgccaatcctttagaatctaatgTTAGAGGgattattccttcaccctcctacttccctggtccttctcgcatgacagAGAACAGCAATACCCGAAGTTGTCACAGAGTGTttgggagtcagggccctgcaccccccacttcctgcgattcaccgtgactctcagccagacagtaaaacagaaggtttattagatgacaggaacacagtcccaaacagggcttgtaggtacaaccaggacccctcagctaGGTCCCTTCaaggggcaaggatcttagaccccagacttggggttccctgcctttACCCAGCCAGCCTAAAACTGAAACCAGCcggctctctccccctctttctctccccctctccctttgtccagtgtGGACTCGCCCcacctcccttcctggctcaggttacagactCAGGtactgtccctcacctaaagtcatcccctgctctcccatcccccatgcagacagttcGAGTAAAACTAAgtgacattcccaggtcaatccaccccactccctacTGCCTCACAACTAggaaaaatctttttcactaggagggtggtgaagcactggaatgggttccctagggaggtggtggaatctactttcttagaggtttttaaggcctagcttgacaaagccctggctgggatgatttagttggggttggtcctgctttgagcagggggtcggactagatacctcctgaggtcccttccaaccctgagattctatgattctatgattctatattgaaGCATCAAATGTCAATACTGTGTTGATCTTTCAGAACTTTATGCAGAAACGGGTCATGCTATCCTGGGTCAGAAGTAGCACACTGGGAATTCTCCGCTCATTGTGAGATTACGTCACCACTCCCAGGGCCAAAATGACCTGCAGTTAAGCTCACATGGTATCCCACATTCTATGAGGGAACAGACACGAAGTTTGTCTGTTGTGTTGCCATGAGTATTTTAGGTATCTCTGCCCTGATGGGGTGAGAACACAGTGATAAAGGAACCAAACAACTGCTACATCTGGATCTTATTTTCAGGGTACGTTCCCACCTCCCCATGCTTCTGCCACAAGTGCCGGGGGCCCAATTTGGGCTCTGGAGAGTATGAATCTGATGGGTTCACACTGGGAGCCCTGGGAACTGCTACACCCCTCTAAtcacccagctgggctggcctTTTTTCACACTGCATTGCTGGGGATTCATCATCTCAAGACCCCATTATCACCCAACACAACCTCAGATGGTGCCACACACCCAAGCTGAGCTACCTGAGAGCCACCCAAGTACAAGCAAAAAAGATCAGCCAATTTTCCAGCTTCTCAGACTCAGCCCCACACTGAAATATAAaaccaaaattatactgtcttgctcTGCACAGGGATCGGTAAAATGTAAGCCCATGAATAGACTTCTTTCTCCCCTTGGTCACACAAAAATCTATTTTCTGCCCATTCTTCAACAAACTGAACACTTTAATAAATCTTCATTACAGAGGGTCTGACAGTCCCAACAAACTCCCGAGAAGGGCTCTCGTGGAGTTTTTACAGCAGATGCATTTTCCCACCTGCATGCCCGTCTCATGTAATTTAAACTAGAGAATCCCAGTTTCACTGAAAGGATCTCCTGACCCTCTATGCGAGCATGGTGTGTACTAGGCTGTGAAAAGAAGGTAAACAAGCCCTCtggtgtgtgaaaaaatactattGCTGTCCAGTTCATTTGGAAGGCCTCCACTACAGCCAAATATAATGTATCAGctttaatattaattttaattttaattattattactattattatttgtgaATGCTTCATCATATTATGGAACAAATTCCATAATTCCAGCAAGTTTCCACAGTTTGCAGTCTTCTCTCTCATCCTGCCCTTGAATGGCTAATCCATGCTTAGCCAGGGAAAGCCGTACATTGGTGATTCTTGCACCATAGACTCTGTTTTCATCTTTCACCCTCTTGTGAAAATTTGACAACTTTGCTACTATACAGACCATTTCTTTGGCTGTTTGAAAAAATGCCACTTTTCAGAGCAGTGTTTTTGATGGCGGATGGTATGTGTTTCTGAAgcttttttcctgtgtttttctAGTCTCTATCTTAGTTTTCAGTGAATGAAGTGTctaaatcaggcctgcacaacatacagtTCACTGTGTGGCCCGCAGGGGGATTCTAAACCCCGCGCACACGGGAAACACTGCTCTCACTCACCATCACAGCTAAAGTCCCAGGCCTGGCATGGTGGcgcttcctggggcagctcccggtGGTGCGCCTGCCTGCAGACAGGAGCCAGCAGTGTGGGTGTTTGAGTCCTGCCCAATCAGAGCTGTGGGGTCGGGGCTTTCAGGTATGCCACCAGCCCTCTTCCCAGTGGGACACCAGCTTCCATGGATTGAAAGGGCTTGGGCTGCCCGTGACTGtggcagcctagagccctttgaatcctgtccgcagctgagatttaaagggcttagGGCTCCCTACCGCTGCAGGGAgccgggagccctgagccctttgagtccctgctgtggctccggtggctgggctggggctgggatttccaGGGCTCTGCAAGGTAATTATGAaaagtacaaatgttttctttcaacggAACAGGTGTTTTTCACTTTTTCCAtgattcataaaaaaaaaattacaaaattgtttgatttaattgaaaaattcttaataaagtatcaccctcccccaacccccaaccttcctttttggcccacagctgttttggtggggcagcactggggaaggagggcttGTTTCTGCAGCGCCaggcagtgctggggcagggtgtttccacagggccaggcagcactggggtggggtgtttcCAACAGGGCTGGGGgattttggccctcagctgttttctctggagtaaataaatattattggagatataccactcttctagaactggaagggatcttgaaaggtcattgagtccagccctctgccttaactagcaggaccaatttttgccccagatccttaagtggccccctcaaggattgagctcacagccctgggtttagcaggccaaggctcaaaccactgagctatccctgcgcCCAATGCGGCCCTTGCtactttatgagttgtgcaggcctggtctaaatagtcctgaaccacttatTTCTCCACAAAggtctggtcacctcctccccatgctgtgctgcccagtgaagcattctgggagctgaccttgtttatgaaaacagaggcaaaaaaacTTATTGTGTAGATtagatttttccacatcctctggcactaggttgcctcccccattctgcTTCCTTGATGCGAAGTATTGATGAACACTTAGAAGAGATTCAGCTGCCAAATATATATCCACTTTAGACCTCACAAAGGGATATGGGCAAAAGCTTTAATGCCAGAATCCTGGGAGAAGAAAGCTTTTCACACCCTTTGACTTTCATCAATTCACAATCATGTCATTTGACCTAGACAGAGTggaactgatttttcagagacTAATGGATGGGCTGTTACAATGGTATGGACGGTATGCAGCATGTACGCTGATGCAAtctattaaaaatagttttttgTCCCGTGGCAGCATTGTCAGACATAGTTGGCAGTACATTACACAGTTTCAATACTCAGGTTCCCTTAACAATTTGAGCCCTTATTATCGGCCAATCATTCTCcactcccaggggaggctctcaaGCTGAAGCTCTCCAGGGTCTATTTTCTGTTCTTCCCTCGGCTCACAGAGCCAAGGGAATTGTCCGGGAGTCCTGGGCAATGGGAGAGTCCGCAGGGACCGTTCAGTAGAATGATAAAGGTCGCTGTCTGGCGCGCCGAGTGTCAGGCATGTGAGATTCGCATACTGATTAGCACCCTCCGTTGACCAGGATTTTGGTAAGTTCCTTGTTTCTGCATTGAAATTAGAGTTAAGAGTTCAGGAAAAGTTACAGGTTCAAGTCAGGGACCATCTGGGCAGGTATTCACCTGCACAGTGACTTTTAATATTTAGTAGTGTCAGAAACATCAGTGGATTTATCTGGTAAAATTGGAACTGCAGATGTATTGGAAATAGTttagacaaatatttgtttttaaggaCAGTTCCTTGTGTCTTAGTGTCCTTCTATCTGCTGCAATAGCTTCCTTTTTTCAGTTTATGTGGGTTATTCTCAGATTCGATCAAGTTTTCAAATTCAGTCATTTCACTGCCCTATTGGGAACTGCAGACAAGTCTCTGCAATGTGTTTCTGAGCTACCAGAGGGTTCAGAACAAGAATGGGTCACACActggacaaattctgctctcacattctgCCCTCACTGGATCACTCCAGATTGACACTGGCCTTCTGTAGAAAAAAATAGGAATGCAACATTTAAATGTGGGGATCTTTCAGCAACCTAACAAAATAGCACTCCCTTTAGCAGGACCCAAAGCTGTGATTTTCCCAGCTAGG
Proteins encoded:
- the LOC123368828 gene encoding olfactory receptor 52N4-like, with translation MASLNITPTDPSTFILMGIPGLEDTHLWISIPFFMFYMIGLLGNFTLLFVVGKEKTLHKPMYLLLCMLVLTDIVMPTSVVPKALCIFWFNLKGITVGGCLTQMFFLHAASVMHSAVLVTMAFDRYVAICNPLRYDTILTNARIAKLGLVGLIRAVLFILPLPLLLSRQPFCANRIIPHTYCDHMAVVKMSCGDITVNRTYGLVIAVVVNGLDLMLIAMSYSLIIRAVLRMSSKKDHQKALNTCTAHICVILISYTPSLFSSLTHRFGQGIALHVHIILANLYFLLASMLNPIIYGVKTKELHDKVGKYSCRR